One part of the Candidatus Kouleothrix ribensis genome encodes these proteins:
- a CDS encoding fibronectin type III domain-containing protein, translating to MPTREHRSRLRAASIVLIATLAISAIGVALVASIEPSRWRAIEHAAERSGWLRGVPQAGDTNESAEIEQRARAAFDRLAYPANRIPPDWQGQARAYVRRNVRDGVDFNPLAGNPSGTRPPNTTSWSPLGPAPIDNNAASDGYKYGLVTGRINALAVDPTDSTVAYAGATAGGLWKTTSCCTAGTTWVPLWEDKDFVTQAVGAIAIDPNNPAVLYVGTGDFDAGDQFSAGIMKSSDGGTTWTQLGADVFTPFASGTPNQPDQNVGALAIDPRNSNTVLVGTRFGFYISYNAGASWARYNVHGHSSESQQVSSIVLDASTNPTTAYVAIGYPYASRAFGDIGGGNGVYKASLPASGAPSFTLLNSGWPAGTGSGSSNSVGRIRLATSAQNPQIIYAQVGDYLQFNALGTWVSTNGGTSWAQLAGSADAAYTDCDGISTSEGQDWYDLFIGVDPSDDKTLYIGRTSLYKLVVNAGYTSVTSLTNLANVYSQSCAGYGSLHPDQHSVAMIASNKFVVGNDGGIYLANGQAGGFTAMQKGLDISQFYAGQLGADFATSTTQFAFGGMQDNGSASWDAANSSLQWQARGNGGDGFFAAFDPLSSTKTQGNWYTEYTYGSLSCSTTGAQGLFNDCVGGWYSPFGFRIDRSDWSTPFVLDQLHCTNINCRNIVLGTYRMWASGTGGTTRAGWAAVSPDLTKGNLQNDNANNTIIDVRLAPASPTSAVVGTDDGNVQWSSNLFSGANCTQAAAGTAAFSCTPNGAASWVNLTGGNAVLPNRAIQGVGFDPSNSQVVYAAVGGFNANTPGTPGHLFQASCSAGCTSPADWAWVNKTGNLPDVPADSVIANPNNRKQVFVGTHFGFYYTNDIDAAPVVWQRYQNSLPNTVIKYLVIDRGASTLAAFTYGRSVYTIKLPGPGGFGLVPNAPGGLSASAVSGSQIHLSWADNATDETNFQIERCSGANCTNFALVATVGVNTTGYNDTGLTISTSYSYRVRATNAAGGSDYTNTASATTLAQQQRDLFVPVAINSLP from the coding sequence ATGCCCACTCGCGAGCACCGCAGCCGCCTACGCGCCGCCAGCATTGTGCTGATCGCGACTCTGGCCATCAGCGCAATCGGGGTCGCGCTGGTCGCTTCGATCGAACCCTCTCGCTGGCGCGCAATCGAGCACGCCGCCGAGCGTAGCGGTTGGCTGCGCGGCGTCCCCCAGGCCGGCGACACGAATGAGTCGGCCGAGATCGAGCAGCGCGCCCGCGCGGCCTTCGATCGCCTGGCCTACCCGGCCAACCGCATCCCGCCAGATTGGCAGGGCCAGGCGCGCGCCTATGTGCGCCGGAATGTACGCGATGGGGTCGATTTCAACCCGCTGGCCGGCAACCCCAGCGGTACCCGCCCGCCCAACACCACCAGCTGGTCGCCGCTCGGCCCGGCGCCGATCGACAACAACGCTGCCTCAGATGGCTATAAGTATGGCCTGGTGACCGGCCGAATCAATGCGCTGGCAGTCGACCCGACCGACAGCACGGTGGCCTATGCCGGGGCTACTGCCGGCGGCCTGTGGAAGACCACCAGCTGCTGTACGGCCGGCACGACCTGGGTGCCGCTGTGGGAGGACAAAGACTTCGTGACCCAGGCGGTTGGCGCGATTGCGATCGACCCGAACAACCCCGCTGTGCTGTATGTCGGCACCGGCGACTTCGACGCCGGCGACCAGTTCAGCGCCGGGATTATGAAGAGCAGCGACGGCGGCACGACCTGGACGCAGCTAGGCGCCGATGTGTTCACGCCCTTCGCCAGCGGCACGCCCAACCAGCCCGACCAGAACGTCGGCGCGCTGGCGATCGACCCGCGCAACTCGAACACTGTGCTGGTCGGCACACGTTTCGGCTTCTACATCTCGTACAACGCCGGTGCCAGCTGGGCGCGCTACAATGTGCATGGCCACAGCAGCGAGTCTCAGCAGGTTTCGTCGATCGTGCTTGATGCCAGCACCAACCCTACCACGGCCTACGTGGCGATCGGCTACCCATATGCCAGCCGCGCATTTGGCGATATTGGTGGCGGCAATGGCGTGTACAAGGCCAGCCTGCCAGCCAGCGGCGCGCCCAGCTTCACGCTGCTGAACAGCGGCTGGCCGGCCGGCACCGGCAGCGGCAGCTCGAACAGCGTCGGGCGCATCCGCCTGGCCACATCGGCCCAGAACCCGCAGATCATCTACGCGCAGGTGGGCGACTACCTCCAGTTCAACGCGCTAGGCACCTGGGTTAGCACCAACGGCGGCACCAGCTGGGCGCAGCTGGCCGGCTCGGCCGATGCTGCATACACCGATTGCGACGGCATTTCGACCAGCGAAGGCCAGGATTGGTACGACCTGTTCATTGGCGTCGACCCGAGCGACGACAAGACCCTGTACATCGGCCGAACCAGCCTGTACAAACTCGTCGTAAACGCCGGCTACACCAGCGTCACCTCGCTCACCAACCTGGCGAATGTCTACAGCCAGAGCTGCGCGGGCTATGGATCGCTGCACCCCGACCAGCACAGCGTCGCGATGATCGCCAGCAACAAGTTCGTGGTTGGCAACGACGGCGGCATCTACCTGGCGAATGGGCAAGCCGGCGGCTTCACGGCCATGCAGAAAGGGCTGGACATCTCGCAGTTCTACGCCGGCCAGCTCGGCGCCGATTTCGCTACCAGCACTACCCAATTTGCCTTCGGCGGCATGCAAGACAACGGCTCGGCCAGCTGGGACGCGGCCAACAGCAGCTTGCAGTGGCAGGCGCGCGGCAACGGCGGCGACGGCTTCTTCGCCGCGTTCGACCCGCTCAGCAGCACCAAGACCCAGGGCAACTGGTATACCGAGTACACCTACGGCAGCCTGTCGTGCTCGACCACCGGCGCGCAGGGGCTGTTCAACGATTGTGTTGGCGGCTGGTATAGCCCGTTCGGCTTCCGGATCGACCGCAGCGACTGGTCGACGCCGTTTGTGCTCGACCAGCTGCACTGTACCAATATCAACTGCCGCAATATCGTGCTGGGCACCTACCGCATGTGGGCCAGCGGCACCGGCGGCACCACTCGCGCCGGCTGGGCGGCGGTGTCGCCCGACCTGACCAAAGGCAACCTGCAGAACGACAACGCGAACAACACGATCATCGATGTGCGGCTCGCGCCCGCCAGCCCGACCAGCGCGGTAGTCGGCACCGACGACGGCAATGTGCAGTGGTCGAGCAACCTGTTCAGCGGCGCCAACTGCACCCAGGCCGCCGCCGGCACCGCCGCATTCAGCTGCACGCCCAACGGCGCGGCCAGCTGGGTCAACCTGACCGGCGGTAACGCGGTGCTGCCCAACCGGGCCATTCAGGGTGTCGGCTTCGACCCGAGCAACAGCCAGGTGGTGTACGCAGCTGTAGGCGGCTTCAACGCCAACACGCCCGGCACGCCCGGCCACCTGTTCCAGGCCAGCTGTAGCGCCGGCTGCACCAGCCCGGCCGACTGGGCCTGGGTGAACAAAACCGGCAACCTGCCCGATGTGCCGGCCGACTCGGTGATCGCCAACCCGAACAACCGCAAGCAAGTGTTCGTAGGCACGCACTTCGGCTTCTACTACACGAACGACATCGACGCCGCGCCGGTGGTGTGGCAGCGCTACCAGAACAGCCTGCCCAACACCGTGATCAAATACCTGGTGATCGATCGCGGTGCCAGCACACTGGCGGCCTTCACCTACGGCCGCTCGGTGTATACGATCAAACTACCTGGCCCCGGTGGCTTCGGTCTGGTGCCAAATGCACCAGGCGGGCTGAGCGCCAGCGCCGTGTCGGGCAGCCAGATCCACCTGAGCTGGGCCGACAACGCCACTGATGAGACGAACTTCCAGATCGAGCGCTGTAGCGGCGCGAACTGCACTAACTTCGCGCTGGTCGCAACTGTCGGCGTGAATACCACGGGCTATAACGATACCGGCCTGACTATCAGCACCAGCTACAGCTACCGCGTGCGCGCCACGAATGCAGCCGGCGGCTCGGACTACACCAACACCGCCAGCGCCACCACGCTCGCGCAGCAGCAGCGCGATCTGTTCGTGCCGGTAGCCATCAATAGCTTGCCCTAG
- a CDS encoding ester cyclase, with the protein MSIADLKARTQHIFDVFNQHDAIAAAAHFTDTAELCDVAVSRPVLGREQIAAIYARHFAAIPDSHVRIDRMVAEGQTVAVEWTLAGTHRGRLLGIPATGKPICFTGVSLIRFQAGLAVADTRIWDVAGLLRQIGLLPSPE; encoded by the coding sequence ATGTCGATTGCCGACCTCAAGGCGCGCACACAGCATATCTTCGACGTATTCAACCAGCACGATGCCATTGCGGCGGCGGCGCACTTCACCGATACTGCCGAGCTGTGCGATGTGGCCGTGTCGCGGCCCGTGCTCGGCCGCGAGCAGATCGCAGCGATCTATGCGCGGCATTTTGCTGCCATCCCCGACTCGCACGTGCGCATCGATCGGATGGTGGCCGAAGGCCAGACTGTAGCAGTCGAGTGGACGCTGGCCGGCACGCATCGCGGCCGGCTGCTGGGTATTCCCGCCACCGGCAAGCCAATCTGCTTCACCGGTGTCAGCTTGATCCGCTTTCAGGCCGGCCTGGCCGTCGCCGACACGCGCATCTGGGACGTGGCCGGGCTGCTACGCCAGATCGGGCTGCTGCCCAGCCCGGAGTAG
- a CDS encoding HAD-IIA family hydrolase, protein MIDLSQYTTILLDMDGVIYRGPQPLPGVNDLLALCAARGITYACVTNNSTMTPQQYEAKLAGMGIGIPATQIVTSSTATRRLLERELPRGTRAFYIGMQGLREALFGDGYFVYDEHTPQLVVSGLDTELTYQKLKIATLAIRAGARYVATNPDRTLPVAEGLVPGAGAIIALLRATTDVEPLVIGKPGAAMFLTAIEILGGDARRTLAVGDRLDTDIAGAAGAGLASALVLTGVTTRADLEQSALQPDAVFAGLPELVAALGG, encoded by the coding sequence GTGATCGATCTGAGCCAATACACCACGATCTTACTCGACATGGACGGTGTGATCTATCGTGGGCCGCAGCCGCTGCCCGGCGTGAATGATCTGCTGGCACTGTGCGCCGCGCGTGGCATTACGTACGCCTGTGTCACGAATAATTCGACCATGACGCCGCAGCAGTACGAGGCCAAGCTGGCCGGCATGGGCATCGGCATTCCGGCCACGCAGATCGTCACCTCGTCGACGGCGACCCGGCGCCTGCTCGAGCGCGAGCTGCCGCGCGGTACGCGTGCGTTCTACATCGGTATGCAGGGCCTGCGCGAGGCGCTCTTCGGCGATGGCTACTTTGTGTACGACGAGCACACGCCACAGCTGGTGGTGTCGGGGCTCGATACCGAGCTGACCTACCAGAAGCTGAAGATTGCGACGCTGGCCATTCGGGCCGGGGCACGCTATGTGGCCACCAACCCCGACCGGACGCTGCCGGTGGCGGAAGGCCTGGTGCCGGGCGCGGGGGCGATCATTGCGCTGCTGCGCGCCACCACCGATGTCGAGCCGCTGGTGATCGGTAAGCCCGGCGCAGCGATGTTCCTGACGGCGATCGAGATCCTGGGCGGCGACGCGCGGCGCACACTGGCAGTGGGCGACCGGCTCGACACCGACATTGCCGGGGCGGCTGGCGCGGGCCTGGCCTCGGCGCTGGTGCTCACGGGTGTGACCACGCGCGCCGATCTGGAGCAGAGCGCGCTGCAGCCCGATGCGGTGTTTGCCGGCCTGCCCGAGCTGGTGGCCGCGCTGGGGGGCTAG
- the argS gene encoding arginine--tRNA ligase — MDYALDRFEQHVRAALLATGKLLEAQVEVAAPKPNIPADLAFPAFKAAKELGLAPPQLAQALAASIEVPADSLIANVVAAGPFLNFSLDATRLTAAVLEEIEALGARYGSDDQGARRTVVIDYSSPNVAKLMHVGHIRSTIIGQALHNIFRFLGYHTIGDNHLGDWGKQFGMNIAAIVKWGKPGGEGEEALAQIDKLYAQYAKLAKDEKEQGVSTLDDEARAWSLRLEQGDPTARALWQWMVDLTISANRRNYERLGVHFDHIFGESFYEPMLAGVIDEALAKKVAYRDEGGAVVVDLGNSMPTFLLQRSDGGTLYHTRDVATILFRLREFSPSQILYVVGMPQELHFRQLFALVRAMGYAGDVQLEHIKFGTIFDQHGAPLSTRRGNMIYLADLLDDAQQRARAVVEHAGPELPDDEKEAVAEIVGVGAVMYNDLYQDTRRNITLDWERMLTLEGNSAPYIQYMYARCRSIIRRVADEGLSAATQAPYDPALLAHPAETAVVKQLARLPGAVREAGARYAPFVVAEWCYEMARALAGFYRDCSVLKAETPELRAARLRLVAATAQALRNGMGLLGIKAPERM; from the coding sequence ATGGATTACGCACTCGATCGGTTTGAGCAGCACGTGCGCGCTGCGCTGCTGGCGACGGGCAAGCTGCTCGAAGCGCAGGTTGAGGTAGCCGCGCCGAAGCCGAATATCCCGGCCGATCTGGCCTTCCCGGCATTCAAAGCCGCCAAAGAGCTAGGGCTGGCGCCGCCGCAGCTTGCCCAGGCGCTGGCCGCATCGATCGAAGTGCCGGCCGACTCGCTGATCGCCAACGTTGTGGCTGCCGGGCCGTTTCTCAACTTCAGCCTCGACGCCACACGGCTGACTGCCGCCGTGCTTGAAGAGATCGAAGCGCTGGGGGCGCGCTACGGCAGCGACGACCAGGGTGCCAGGCGCACCGTGGTGATCGATTACTCGTCGCCGAACGTGGCCAAACTGATGCACGTCGGGCACATCCGCTCGACGATCATCGGCCAGGCGCTGCACAATATCTTCCGGTTCCTGGGCTACCATACGATCGGCGATAACCACCTGGGCGATTGGGGCAAGCAGTTCGGCATGAACATTGCCGCGATCGTCAAGTGGGGCAAGCCCGGCGGCGAGGGCGAAGAGGCGCTGGCGCAGATCGACAAGCTATACGCCCAGTATGCCAAGCTGGCCAAAGACGAGAAAGAGCAGGGTGTCAGCACGCTCGACGACGAGGCCCGCGCGTGGTCGCTGCGGCTCGAGCAGGGCGACCCGACCGCGCGCGCGCTGTGGCAGTGGATGGTCGACCTGACGATCAGCGCGAACCGGCGCAACTACGAACGGCTGGGAGTCCACTTCGACCATATCTTTGGCGAGAGCTTCTACGAGCCGATGCTGGCAGGCGTGATCGACGAAGCACTCGCGAAAAAGGTGGCCTACCGCGACGAAGGCGGTGCCGTCGTGGTCGATCTGGGCAACAGCATGCCCACGTTCCTACTCCAGCGCAGCGATGGCGGTACGCTGTATCACACCCGCGATGTCGCAACGATCCTGTTTCGCCTGCGCGAGTTCAGCCCGTCGCAGATCCTGTACGTGGTGGGCATGCCGCAAGAGCTGCACTTCCGCCAGCTGTTCGCGCTGGTGCGTGCCATGGGCTATGCCGGCGATGTCCAGCTCGAGCATATCAAGTTCGGCACGATCTTCGACCAGCACGGCGCGCCGCTCTCGACCCGCCGTGGCAACATGATCTACCTGGCCGACCTGCTCGACGATGCGCAGCAGCGCGCGCGCGCGGTGGTTGAGCATGCCGGCCCCGAGCTGCCCGACGACGAGAAGGAGGCGGTGGCCGAGATCGTCGGCGTGGGCGCGGTGATGTACAACGACCTATACCAAGATACGCGGCGCAATATCACGCTCGACTGGGAGCGGATGCTGACGCTCGAGGGCAACAGCGCGCCTTACATCCAGTATATGTACGCGCGCTGCCGCTCGATCATCCGCAGGGTTGCCGACGAAGGCCTGAGTGCCGCTACACAGGCGCCCTACGACCCGGCGCTGCTGGCGCACCCGGCCGAGACGGCGGTGGTCAAGCAGCTGGCCCGGCTGCCAGGCGCGGTGCGCGAGGCTGGCGCGCGCTACGCACCGTTTGTGGTCGCCGAGTGGTGCTACGAGATGGCGCGTGCGCTGGCGGGGTTCTACCGCGACTGCTCGGTACTGAAGGCCGAGACGCCCGAGCTGCGGGCGGCCCGCTTGCGCCTGGTGGCTGCCACTGCCCAGGCGCTCAGGAACGGGATGGGGCTGCTGGGCATCAAGGCGCCCGAGCGCATGTAG